From one Pseudomonas sp. S35 genomic stretch:
- the purT gene encoding formate-dependent phosphoribosylglycinamide formyltransferase produces MTRIGTPLSPTATRVLLCGCGELGKEVVIELQRLGVEVIAVDRYANAPAMQVAHRSHVINMLDGAALRAVIEAEKPHFIVPEIEAIATATLVELEAEGFTVIPTARATSLTMNREGIRRLAAEELDLPTSPYHFADTFEDYSKAVQDLGFPCVVKPVMSSSGKGQSLLRSADDVRKAWDYAQEGGRAGKGRVIIEGFIDFDYEITLLTVRHIGGTTFCAPVGHRQEKGDYQESWQPQAMSPVALAESERVAKAVTEALGGRGLFGVELFIKGDQVWFSEVSPRPHDTGLVTLISQDLSQFALHARAILGLPIPLIRQFGPSASAVILVEGQSTQTAFANLGAALSEPDTALRLFGKPEVNGQRRMGVALARDESIEAARAKATRASQAVVVEL; encoded by the coding sequence ATGACCCGAATCGGAACTCCATTGTCGCCAACCGCGACCCGCGTTTTGCTGTGTGGCTGCGGCGAGCTCGGCAAGGAAGTGGTAATCGAACTGCAACGCCTGGGCGTTGAAGTGATTGCCGTGGATCGCTACGCCAATGCGCCGGCCATGCAGGTTGCGCACCGTAGCCACGTGATCAACATGCTCGACGGCGCCGCCCTGCGAGCCGTCATCGAAGCCGAAAAGCCGCACTTCATCGTGCCGGAAATCGAAGCCATCGCCACCGCGACGCTGGTTGAGCTGGAAGCCGAAGGCTTCACCGTGATCCCGACTGCGCGCGCCACGTCGCTGACCATGAACCGTGAAGGCATCCGTCGCCTGGCCGCCGAAGAACTGGACCTGCCGACCTCGCCGTACCATTTCGCCGACACCTTCGAGGACTACAGCAAGGCCGTCCAGGACCTGGGTTTCCCCTGCGTGGTCAAGCCGGTGATGAGTTCGTCGGGCAAGGGCCAGAGCCTGCTGCGCAGCGCTGACGACGTGCGCAAAGCCTGGGATTACGCCCAGGAAGGCGGACGTGCAGGCAAGGGCCGAGTGATCATCGAAGGTTTTATCGACTTCGACTACGAAATCACCCTGCTGACCGTGCGCCACATCGGCGGCACCACCTTCTGCGCGCCGGTCGGCCACCGTCAGGAGAAAGGCGACTATCAGGAATCCTGGCAGCCACAGGCCATGAGCCCGGTTGCGTTGGCAGAGTCCGAGCGCGTCGCCAAAGCCGTGACCGAAGCCTTGGGTGGCCGTGGCCTGTTTGGCGTGGAACTGTTCATCAAGGGTGATCAGGTGTGGTTCAGCGAAGTGTCGCCGCGCCCGCACGACACGGGTTTGGTGACGTTGATTTCCCAGGACCTGTCGCAGTTTGCCCTGCATGCGCGTGCCATCCTGGGTTTGCCAATCCCGTTGATCCGTCAGTTCGGGCCTTCGGCGTCGGCGGTGATTCTGGTGGAAGGGCAGTCGACCCAGACCGCGTTTGCCAACCTCGGCGCTGCACTGAGCGAGCCGGACACGGCGTTGCGTCTGTTTGGTAAGCCAGAAGTGAATGGCCAGCGCCGCATGGGCGTGGCGTTGGCGCGGGATGAATCGATTGAAGCGGCTCGGGCCAAGGCGACCCGTGCTTCCCAGGCGGTTGTGGTAGAGCTTTAA
- a CDS encoding VUT family protein produces MLFLIAYISSVVLINFAFSTAPHLDVIWSAWGGLVFILRDMVQTRFGHGAIVAMLAALVLSYVTSDPAIALASATAFAVSECIDWLVFSITKRPLHDRLWISSALSIPLDTFIFFGLIGALTPVVVGTALASKFAGVTAVWLIMAWRIRKRAVAN; encoded by the coding sequence ATGCTCTTCCTGATCGCCTACATCAGCAGCGTCGTGCTGATCAACTTCGCCTTCTCCACCGCGCCGCACCTGGACGTGATCTGGTCCGCCTGGGGCGGCCTGGTCTTCATCCTGCGCGACATGGTGCAAACCCGCTTCGGCCACGGTGCGATCGTTGCCATGCTGGCGGCGCTGGTGCTGTCCTATGTCACCTCCGACCCGGCCATTGCCCTGGCCAGCGCCACGGCATTCGCGGTGTCCGAGTGCATCGACTGGCTGGTGTTCAGCATCACCAAGCGCCCGCTCCACGATCGCCTGTGGATAAGTTCGGCGCTGAGCATCCCCCTCGACACGTTTATCTTTTTCGGCCTGATCGGCGCGCTGACGCCCGTGGTCGTAGGCACTGCCCTGGCCTCGAAGTTCGCCGGTGTGACCGCGGTGTGGCTGATCATGGCCTGGCGCATTCGCAAGCGTGCCGTCGCCAACTGA